One Skermanella sp. TT6 genomic window, CGCCGCCCCGGTCGCGCTGGGCCGCGAACTCGGCGAACAGCGGGGCCAGGGTTTCCGGCACGTCGTCCTCGGGAACACGGTCGAGCAGCTTCCAGTTCAGCCGGGTACACTCGAAATCGCCGCCGACATAGAGGGCGAAGTGGCCGGGCATGCGGCCGACCAGCCCGATGTCGCCGGCATAGGGTCGGGCGCAGCCGTTGGGGCAGCCGGTGATGCGGATGCTCAGCCGCTCCTGGGCGAGGCCGTAGCGGGCCATGACCTCGGCGATGCGGTCGATCATCGGGGTGCGGATGCGCTCCGCCTCCGTCAGGGCAAGGCCGCAGGTCGGCAGAGCCGGGCAGGCCAGAGACCAGCGGTGGACCGGCAGCAGCTCCTCGGCGAACTGGACGCCGTGGTCGCGCAGCGTCCGCTCGATGCCGGCGCGGTCCTCCTCCCGGATGTCGGCCAGGATCAGGTCCTGGGTCGGCATCAGCACCAATGCCGGCTGGAAGCGGGTCGCCACCTCGCGCAGCGCCGTCCGCAGCTTGACCGTGTCGGTATCCTGGACGCGCCCGCTGGGGATCGCGAGGCCCAGGTACCACAGCCCGTCGCCCTGTTCGTGCCAGCCGAGATGGTCGGCGACCTGGAACGGCGGCATCGGGCGCGGGTCTTCCAGGGTGCGGCCCAGGACGCGCTCCATCTCCGACTTGAACCAGGGCAGGCCGCGCTCGTCGATGGTGTATTTCAGGCGGGCGTGGCGGCGGTTGGTCCGGTCGCCATGGTCGCGCTGGACGACGACCACGGCCTCGACCGCCTTGATGAGGTCGTCGGGCTCGACGAAGGCGACGAAGCTGGCGAGCCGGGGATAGGTCTTCGGCTTGTTGTGGGTCATGCCCAGGCCGCCGCCGACCGCGAAATTGTACCCGACCAGGGTGTCGCCCTCGTACAATGCCACGATGCCGAGGTCGTTGGTCAGCACGTCGACCGAATTGTCCTCCGGCACGCCGAGGCCGATCTTGAACTTCCGGGGCAGGTATGTCGTGCCGTAGATCGGCTCGATCTCCGGCTCGCCCAGCACCTGCTCGCCGTCCAGCCAGATCTCGTGGTAGGCCCGGGTATGCGGCAGCAGATGGTCTGATATGCGCTTGGCGTCCGCCGCCAGACGCTCGG contains:
- a CDS encoding NADPH-dependent assimilatory sulfite reductase hemoprotein subunit, with protein sequence MSQSQDLPAKKPAPTPKLSQVEGVKQASALLRGSIAETLNSDLVKFTEDEYNLLKFHGTYQGYDRDSATELKQQKAEKKWEFMVRARIPAGRLTSRQYLDLDALADRRANHTIRITTRQAIQFHGVVKSDLKGTIADINATMITTLGACGDVVRNVTAMPAPVRSPVTERLAADAKRISDHLLPHTRAYHEIWLDGEQVLGEPEIEPIYGTTYLPRKFKIGLGVPEDNSVDVLTNDLGIVALYEGDTLVGYNFAVGGGLGMTHNKPKTYPRLASFVAFVEPDDLIKAVEAVVVVQRDHGDRTNRRHARLKYTIDERGLPWFKSEMERVLGRTLEDPRPMPPFQVADHLGWHEQGDGLWYLGLAIPSGRVQDTDTVKLRTALREVATRFQPALVLMPTQDLILADIREEDRAGIERTLRDHGVQFAEELLPVHRWSLACPALPTCGLALTEAERIRTPMIDRIAEVMARYGLAQERLSIRITGCPNGCARPYAGDIGLVGRMPGHFALYVGGDFECTRLNWKLLDRVPEDDVPETLAPLFAEFAAQRDRGGDRGEGFGDFLNRLGVERVTALVKPDGADAGGNAGDLVEAD